Proteins co-encoded in one Arachis stenosperma cultivar V10309 chromosome 7, arast.V10309.gnm1.PFL2, whole genome shotgun sequence genomic window:
- the LOC130940345 gene encoding uncharacterized protein LOC130940345, producing the protein MAKAANEIRDLGHTAEWNADFNSWWGSVVAVLQGAVLGICGESEPEDVGSSDLKLSMTQRLYLLVDNDDFVTKQTEPYVSFSSTTSYRMLTIPEDNYMKNGTVEPEEVCHIPAQWPLRDDLLIYNGVLPNFQGFCSVGRCFYFAGDVHSLLTHPNVGDDWRYSKLWCLKYEDSTWVWSLCGTMFCSELSPLVVPYDGKLCMFGGEYGIGIWVEIYSLKSGLWEKREVPRSALFSDHSFPSSYFLWEDSTKSRKKTLIVLYSFDDNHQLLMSYDVKANRWEEVECNFPPVPEFCPRKLVRLGCSHYLLIVDFAPTWFIYDLSEKQVVAKVAVDGLEEEEEEDVRVSNIFCCQHNSKESLIYIFTEPDEQEEEEFPFVSYARVRLQLRTFSAKIESKGYLRVGSHYKYNIFAAGDEGNKEKTVV; encoded by the exons ATGGCTAAGGCCGCGAATGAGATTAGGGATTTGGGGCACACTGCTGAATGGAATGCGGATTTTAACAGCTGGTGGGGAAGTGTTGTTGCGGTTTTGCAAGGTGCTGTTTTGGGAATATGCGGGGAATCTGAACCTGAG GATGTTGGTTCTTCTGATCTAAAGCTATCCATGACACAGCGTTTATATTTGTTGGTGGATAATGACGATTTTGTAACAAAGCAAACCGAGCCTTATGTGAGCTTCTCTAGTACCACCAGTTACAGGATGTTAACTATCCCTGAGGACAACTATATGAAGAATGGCACTGTTGAACCTGAAGAAGTATGTCATATACCTGCCCAATGGCCTCTTAGAGATGATCTATTGATCTACAACGGTGTGTTACCAAATTTTCAAGGATTTTGTTCTGTTGGTCGCTGCTTTTACTTTGCTGGTGATGTTCATAGTCTTTTAACACATCCGAACGTGGGTGACGATTGGCGCTACTCAAAGCTGTGGTGCCTTAAGTATGAGGATTCTACTTGGGTTTGGAGTCTATGTGGAACCATGTTCTGCTCCGAATTAAGTCCCTTAGTAGTCCCATACGATGGCAAATTGTGCATGTTTGGGGGTGAGTATGGAATTGGAATTTGGGTTGAGATCTATAGCCTAAAATCAGGTCTGTGGGAAAAAAGGGAAGTGCCCCGTAGTGCTCTCTTCTCAGATCACTCGTTCCCTAGCTCGTACTTTCTGTGGGAGGACAGCACCAAGAGTCGCAAGAAGACCCTCATTGTATTGTATTCTTTTGATGATAATCATCAGTTGCTCATGTCATATGACGTCAAGGCTAACAGATGGGAAGAAGTTGAGTGTAATTTTCCGCCAGTTCCTGAATTTTGTCCTAGAAAATTAGTTCGTTTGGGATGTAGCCATTATCTTCTGATTGTAGACTTCGCTCCAACGTGGTTTATTTATGACTTGTCTGAGAAGCAGGTTGTGGCAAAAGTGGCCGTGGATGGtttggaggaggaggaggaggaggatgtgcgggtatcaaatattttttgttgCCAACACAATAGCAAAGAAAGTTTGATTTATATATTCACGGAACCTGATGAacaggaagaggaagaattTCCGTTTGTTTCTTATGCCAGAGTCAGGCTCCAACTTCGAACTTTTTCTGCCAAGATTGAATCCAAGGGTTATCTTAGAGTTGGTTCTCATTACAAATACAATAT ATTTGCTGCTGGAGATGAAGGCAATAAAGAGAAGACTGTAGTTTAG